One Panicum virgatum strain AP13 chromosome 9K, P.virgatum_v5, whole genome shotgun sequence genomic region harbors:
- the LOC120651625 gene encoding BOI-related E3 ubiquitin-protein ligase 1-like isoform X2, whose translation MAVQAHYHHHHRESPFLARGGGGAPESSRMAAAMELQQGRKEAMAPQQAPPLFLDFSHGDCGAGRKRQREADAAPSMSPHPFSLQPQPQAQGPKVISLAQLHKRPAMGLRLDFDEGSEHVSSTSSASPSCLLSDELAAQRDQHRNEMDRLIQEHAERLRRALADARRRQDRSLLVAAEAVASQRIREKEAEASEAARRGADLEDRVARLRAEAAAWQAKALADQSTAAALHAQLQQAAAAAQATRGKAEEEEDNAGAAADDAGSCFVDPDRVVEIAPPPPPPARPCRTCRQASASVVLLPCRHLCVCADCEPAVPATAPFAAGAVAAACPMCRGAVTGTVQVFFS comes from the exons ATGGCGGTGCAGGCGCattatcaccaccaccaccgcgagtCCCCGTTCCTCGCCCG aggcggcggcggcgcgccggagaGCAgccggatggcggcggcgatggagctGCAGCAGGGGCGGAAGGAGGCGATGGCGCCGCAGCAGGCCCCGCCGCTCTTCCTGGACTTCTCGCACGGAG ATTGCGGCGCCGGGAGGAAGCGGCAGCGCGAGGCGGACGCGGCGCCTTCCATGTCGCCGCACCCCTTCTCGTTGCAACCGCAGCCGCAGGCGCAGGGGCCCAAGGTGATAAGCCTGGCGCAGCTGCACAAGCGGCCGGCGATGGGGCTCAGGCTCGACTTCGACGAGGGCTCGGAGCACGTGTCGTCCACGTCCTCGGCCTCGCCGTCGTGTCTCCTCTCCGACGAGCTCGCCGCGCAGCGCGATCAGCACAGGAACGAGATGGACCGGCTGATCCAAGAACAT GCGGAGAGGCTCCGGCGCGCGCTGGCTGacgctcggcggcggcaggaccGGTCGCTGCTCGTCGCGGCCGAGGCGGTGGCGTCTCAGCGGATTAGGGAGaaggaggcggaggcatcggaggccgcgcggcgcggcgccgaccTGGAGGACCGGGTGGCGCGGctgcgggcggaggcggcggcgtggcaggcGAAGGCGCTGGCGGACCAGTCCACGGCCGCGGCGCTCCACGCGCAGctgcagcaggcggcggccgcagcgcAGGCGACGAGGGGCAAggccgaggaagaggaggacaacgcgggcgccgcggcggacgaCGCCGGGTCGTGCTTCGTGGACCCGGACAGGGTGGTGGAgatcgccccgccgccgccgccgccggccaggccGTGCCGGACGTGCCGGCAGGCGTCGGCCTCCGTCGTGCTGCTCCCGTGCCGCCACCTCTGCGTCTGTGCCGACTGCGAGCCCGCCGTCCCCGCCACCGcgcccttcgccgccggcgccgtcgccgctgcctgCCCCATGTGCCGCGGCGCGGTCACCGGCACGGTTCAAGTGTTCTTCTCGTAA
- the LOC120651625 gene encoding BOI-related E3 ubiquitin-protein ligase 1-like isoform X1 encodes MAVQAHYHHHHRESPFLARRGGGGAPESSRMAAAMELQQGRKEAMAPQQAPPLFLDFSHGDCGAGRKRQREADAAPSMSPHPFSLQPQPQAQGPKVISLAQLHKRPAMGLRLDFDEGSEHVSSTSSASPSCLLSDELAAQRDQHRNEMDRLIQEHAERLRRALADARRRQDRSLLVAAEAVASQRIREKEAEASEAARRGADLEDRVARLRAEAAAWQAKALADQSTAAALHAQLQQAAAAAQATRGKAEEEEDNAGAAADDAGSCFVDPDRVVEIAPPPPPPARPCRTCRQASASVVLLPCRHLCVCADCEPAVPATAPFAAGAVAAACPMCRGAVTGTVQVFFS; translated from the exons ATGGCGGTGCAGGCGCattatcaccaccaccaccgcgagtCCCCGTTCCTCGCCCG cagaggcggcggcggcgcgccggagaGCAgccggatggcggcggcgatggagctGCAGCAGGGGCGGAAGGAGGCGATGGCGCCGCAGCAGGCCCCGCCGCTCTTCCTGGACTTCTCGCACGGAG ATTGCGGCGCCGGGAGGAAGCGGCAGCGCGAGGCGGACGCGGCGCCTTCCATGTCGCCGCACCCCTTCTCGTTGCAACCGCAGCCGCAGGCGCAGGGGCCCAAGGTGATAAGCCTGGCGCAGCTGCACAAGCGGCCGGCGATGGGGCTCAGGCTCGACTTCGACGAGGGCTCGGAGCACGTGTCGTCCACGTCCTCGGCCTCGCCGTCGTGTCTCCTCTCCGACGAGCTCGCCGCGCAGCGCGATCAGCACAGGAACGAGATGGACCGGCTGATCCAAGAACAT GCGGAGAGGCTCCGGCGCGCGCTGGCTGacgctcggcggcggcaggaccGGTCGCTGCTCGTCGCGGCCGAGGCGGTGGCGTCTCAGCGGATTAGGGAGaaggaggcggaggcatcggaggccgcgcggcgcggcgccgaccTGGAGGACCGGGTGGCGCGGctgcgggcggaggcggcggcgtggcaggcGAAGGCGCTGGCGGACCAGTCCACGGCCGCGGCGCTCCACGCGCAGctgcagcaggcggcggccgcagcgcAGGCGACGAGGGGCAAggccgaggaagaggaggacaacgcgggcgccgcggcggacgaCGCCGGGTCGTGCTTCGTGGACCCGGACAGGGTGGTGGAgatcgccccgccgccgccgccgccggccaggccGTGCCGGACGTGCCGGCAGGCGTCGGCCTCCGTCGTGCTGCTCCCGTGCCGCCACCTCTGCGTCTGTGCCGACTGCGAGCCCGCCGTCCCCGCCACCGcgcccttcgccgccggcgccgtcgccgctgcctgCCCCATGTGCCGCGGCGCGGTCACCGGCACGGTTCAAGTGTTCTTCTCGTAA